One Nocardioides luti DNA window includes the following coding sequences:
- a CDS encoding NAD(P)H-binding protein — MSDSRTVLVTGATGFIGRRLVPELVERGLEVRAMTRRPESYDGPGTAVGADVGDRASLDAALAGADVAIYLVHSLDDPDFERKDADAARSFGAAAAAAGVQQIVYMGGLGAEDDDLSAHLRSRRDVEGLLGEAGVPVTVLRAAIVVGAGGISWELTRQLVKNLPAMVVPKWVGTRTQPIALDDVVRYLAGVVGEEAAYSRVFEIGGPEAMTYLEMLQVAAQQMNGRKVAIVKVPVLTPRLSSYWLALVTDVDVTTGRNLIDSMGVEVVVTDRSIQEIVPGAPLSYEEAVRRALAEGDAK; from the coding sequence ATGAGCGACTCCCGCACCGTGCTGGTCACCGGCGCCACCGGCTTCATCGGACGCCGCCTGGTCCCCGAGCTCGTCGAGCGGGGCCTGGAAGTTCGGGCGATGACGCGCCGGCCCGAGTCGTACGACGGCCCCGGGACCGCGGTCGGTGCGGACGTGGGTGACCGGGCGTCGCTGGACGCGGCGCTGGCGGGCGCGGACGTCGCGATCTACCTCGTGCACTCGCTCGACGACCCCGACTTCGAGCGCAAGGACGCCGACGCGGCCCGCAGCTTCGGCGCCGCGGCCGCGGCGGCCGGGGTGCAGCAGATCGTCTACATGGGCGGGCTCGGCGCCGAGGACGACGACCTGTCCGCGCACCTGCGCTCGCGCCGCGACGTCGAGGGCCTGCTCGGCGAGGCCGGCGTGCCCGTCACGGTGCTCCGCGCCGCGATCGTCGTCGGCGCCGGCGGCATCTCGTGGGAGCTCACCCGCCAGCTGGTCAAGAACCTGCCGGCGATGGTCGTCCCCAAGTGGGTCGGCACCCGCACGCAGCCGATCGCGCTCGACGACGTGGTCCGCTACCTCGCGGGCGTCGTGGGCGAGGAGGCGGCGTACTCCCGCGTCTTCGAGATCGGCGGTCCCGAGGCGATGACCTACCTCGAGATGCTCCAGGTCGCGGCGCAGCAGATGAACGGCCGGAAGGTCGCGATCGTGAAGGTGCCGGTGCTGACGCCGCGGCTGTCGTCGTACTGGCTCGCCCTCGTCACCGACGTCGACGTGACGACCGGGCGCAACCTGATCGACTCGATGGGGGTCGAGGTGGTCGTCACCGACCGCTCGATCCAGGAGATCGTGCCGGGTGCGCCGCTGTCCTACGAGGAGGCGGTGCGCCGCGCGCTCGCCGAGGGCGACGCGAAGTAG
- a CDS encoding MerR family transcriptional regulator codes for MDDESVDALRELLTLDELTNRVGMSVRNIRFYTTKGLVPPPIRRGRSGYYTPDHVARLELVQELQSHGFTLSAISTYVANIPRDATPEDIALQRAMLAPWQHEAPIEMSRADLDKRAGRPLTDEDLTTLAALGVVFPVRRGRFQVAVSQLSVGLGLLDLGFPTEAALAAADVYAAHGRAIAEELYEVFRTKAWPVYKESGTSPERVREVVERLKPLSIASLVQAYESAMDETKREGIAERTRRGVPAPTLAP; via the coding sequence ATGGACGACGAGAGCGTCGACGCGCTGCGCGAGCTGCTCACCCTCGACGAGCTGACCAACCGCGTCGGCATGAGCGTGCGCAACATCCGCTTCTACACGACCAAGGGGCTGGTGCCGCCGCCGATCCGGCGCGGTCGCTCGGGCTACTACACGCCCGACCACGTGGCCCGGCTCGAGCTGGTCCAGGAGCTGCAGAGCCACGGCTTCACGCTGTCCGCGATCTCGACGTACGTCGCCAACATCCCGCGCGACGCGACCCCCGAGGACATCGCGCTCCAGCGCGCGATGCTGGCGCCCTGGCAGCACGAGGCGCCGATCGAGATGTCGCGCGCGGACCTCGACAAGCGCGCCGGCCGCCCGCTGACCGACGAGGACCTGACGACGCTGGCCGCCCTCGGGGTCGTCTTCCCCGTGCGCCGCGGGCGCTTCCAGGTCGCGGTCTCCCAGCTCTCGGTCGGCCTCGGCCTGCTCGACCTCGGCTTCCCGACCGAGGCGGCGCTCGCCGCGGCCGACGTGTACGCCGCGCACGGCCGCGCGATCGCCGAGGAGCTCTACGAGGTGTTCCGCACGAAGGCGTGGCCGGTCTACAAGGAGTCCGGCACCTCGCCGGAGCGGGTGCGTGAGGTCGTCGAGCGGCTCAAGCCGCTCTCGATCGCGAGCCTCGTGCAGGCCTACGAGAGCGCCATGGACGAGACCAAGCGGGAAGGCATCGCGGAGCGCACCCGCCGTGGGGTGCCTGCCCCTACGCTGGCGCCATGA
- a CDS encoding acetyl-CoA C-acetyltransferase — protein MAEAFVYDHIRTPRGKGKAVGTLHEVKPVDLVVGLLDEIQVRNPSLDTNRIDDVVLGVVSPVSEQGGDIAKTAALKAGYPETVAGVQLNRFCASGLEAVNQAASRVRGGFEDLILAGGVESMSRVPMGSDGGAWASDPATALATGFVPQGIGADLIATLGGWSRSDVDAYAAESHHRAAKAWANGYFADAVIPVRDLNGLVVLDHDETIRPDTSPEGLAGLKPSFADIGKGAGFDDVALEKYHWVERIDHVHHAGNSSGIVDGAAIMAIGSEQVGTDLGLTPRARIIATAVSGADPTIMLTGPAPAARKALAKAGLGVEDIDLFEINEAFAAVAMRFMQDMGISHDITNVNGGAIAMGHPLGATGAMILGTLIDELQRRDLRRGLATLCVGGGMGIATIVELV, from the coding sequence ATGGCAGAAGCATTCGTGTACGACCACATCCGCACGCCGCGCGGCAAGGGCAAGGCCGTCGGCACGCTGCACGAGGTCAAGCCCGTCGACCTCGTCGTCGGCCTGCTCGACGAGATCCAGGTCCGCAACCCCTCGCTCGACACGAACCGCATCGACGACGTCGTCCTGGGCGTCGTGTCGCCGGTCAGCGAGCAGGGTGGCGACATCGCCAAGACCGCCGCGCTGAAGGCGGGCTACCCCGAGACCGTGGCCGGCGTGCAGCTGAACCGCTTCTGCGCCTCCGGCCTCGAGGCCGTCAACCAGGCCGCCTCCCGCGTCCGCGGCGGCTTCGAGGACCTGATCCTCGCCGGCGGCGTCGAGTCGATGAGCCGCGTCCCGATGGGCTCCGACGGCGGCGCCTGGGCGTCCGACCCGGCCACCGCGCTGGCCACCGGCTTCGTGCCGCAGGGCATCGGCGCCGACCTGATCGCGACGCTCGGCGGCTGGAGCCGCAGCGACGTCGACGCGTACGCCGCGGAGTCGCACCACCGCGCCGCGAAGGCCTGGGCCAACGGCTACTTCGCCGACGCGGTCATCCCGGTCAGGGACCTCAACGGCCTCGTCGTGCTCGACCACGACGAGACGATCCGCCCCGACACCAGCCCCGAGGGCCTCGCCGGCCTCAAGCCGTCGTTCGCCGACATCGGCAAGGGTGCGGGCTTCGACGACGTGGCGCTGGAGAAGTACCACTGGGTCGAGCGGATCGACCACGTCCACCACGCCGGCAACTCCTCCGGCATTGTCGACGGCGCCGCGATCATGGCGATCGGCTCCGAGCAGGTCGGCACCGACCTCGGCCTGACCCCGCGCGCCCGGATCATCGCGACCGCCGTCTCCGGCGCCGACCCGACGATCATGCTGACCGGCCCCGCCCCGGCGGCCCGCAAGGCGCTGGCCAAGGCCGGCCTCGGCGTCGAGGACATCGACCTGTTCGAGATCAACGAGGCCTTCGCGGCCGTGGCCATGCGCTTCATGCAGGACATGGGCATCAGCCACGACATCACCAACGTCAACGGGGGCGCGATCGCGATGGGCCACCCGCTCGGCGCGACCGGCGCGATGATCCTCGGCACCCTCATCGACGAGCTCCAGCGCCGTGACCTGCGCCGCGGCCTCGCCACGCTCTGCGTCGGCGGCGGCATGGGCATCGCCACCATCGTCGAGCTCGTCTGA
- a CDS encoding 3-hydroxyacyl-CoA dehydrogenase NAD-binding domain-containing protein: protein MTETQTQSAVRYDRDADGIVTLTLDDPTSSANTMNELYLDSMKAAVDRLYDEEADVTGVVIASAKKTFFAGGNLKNMVQATKDDAAQIFAMGQGVKDGLRRLEKFPRPVVAAINGAALGGGLEICLACNHRILVDDNKVEVGLPEASLGLLPGGGGVTRVVRMLGIQSALMDVLLQGSRFKPAAALEKGLVDELVATREELVPAAKAWIKANPDAAQNPWDVQGYKMPGGTPSHPKLAAFLPAFPALLRQQTKGAVYPAQRAILSAAVEGAQVDFDTASRIESRYLTNLIVNQNSKNMIQAFFFDLQAINSGSLRPDGIPPYKAVKVGVLGAGMMGAGIAYSCARAGMQVVLKDVAQESADKGKAYTEKLNAKGIERGKLTQEKADELLGRITATADPADLAGCDLVIEAVFEDPALKAKVFAEIAPFVNPDALLCSNTSTLPITELATGVDRPKDFIGLHFFSPVDKMPLVEIIRGAETSDEALAKAYDVVQQIRKTPIVVNDSRGFYTSRVIGTMVNEGLAMLAEGVHPVSLERAATQDGYPVGTLQLADELNMELFQKIAKASKDAVERDGGTYTPHPAEAVVATMVDGGRPSRLKGAGFYEYDEAGKRQGLWKGLAETFPVAEEQIPFEDVKERLLFVEALETAKCFEEGVLTSAAAANIGSIMGIGFPPNTGGAAQFMTGYEGADGTIGLAAFVARADELAASYGERFQATAYLRDLASSGGSFPA from the coding sequence ATGACCGAGACCCAGACCCAGAGCGCCGTCCGCTACGACCGTGACGCCGACGGCATCGTCACCCTCACGCTCGACGACCCGACGTCGAGCGCCAACACCATGAACGAGCTGTACCTCGACTCGATGAAGGCCGCGGTCGACCGGCTGTACGACGAGGAGGCCGACGTCACGGGCGTCGTCATCGCGAGCGCGAAGAAGACCTTCTTCGCCGGCGGCAACCTCAAGAACATGGTCCAGGCGACCAAGGACGACGCCGCCCAGATCTTCGCGATGGGCCAGGGCGTCAAGGACGGCCTGCGCCGCCTCGAGAAGTTCCCGAGGCCCGTGGTGGCCGCGATCAACGGCGCCGCGCTCGGCGGCGGCCTCGAGATCTGCCTGGCCTGCAACCACCGGATCCTCGTCGACGACAACAAGGTCGAGGTCGGCCTGCCCGAGGCGTCGCTCGGCCTGCTGCCCGGCGGCGGCGGGGTCACCCGCGTCGTCCGGATGCTCGGCATCCAGTCCGCGCTGATGGACGTGCTGCTCCAGGGCAGCCGCTTCAAGCCGGCCGCCGCGCTCGAGAAGGGCCTGGTCGACGAGCTCGTCGCCACCCGCGAGGAGCTCGTCCCCGCGGCCAAGGCGTGGATCAAGGCCAACCCCGACGCGGCCCAGAACCCGTGGGACGTCCAGGGCTACAAGATGCCCGGCGGCACGCCGAGCCACCCCAAGCTGGCGGCGTTCCTCCCGGCGTTCCCGGCGCTGCTGCGCCAGCAGACCAAGGGCGCGGTCTACCCGGCCCAGCGGGCGATCCTCTCGGCCGCGGTCGAGGGTGCCCAGGTCGACTTCGACACCGCCTCGCGGATCGAGTCGCGCTACCTGACGAACCTGATCGTCAACCAGAACTCCAAGAACATGATCCAGGCGTTCTTCTTCGACCTGCAGGCGATCAACTCCGGCTCGCTGCGGCCCGACGGCATCCCGCCGTACAAGGCCGTCAAGGTCGGCGTGCTCGGCGCCGGGATGATGGGCGCCGGCATCGCCTACTCCTGCGCCCGTGCGGGCATGCAGGTCGTGCTCAAGGACGTGGCCCAGGAGAGCGCCGACAAGGGCAAGGCCTACACCGAGAAGCTCAACGCCAAGGGCATCGAGCGCGGCAAGCTGACGCAGGAGAAGGCCGACGAGCTGCTCGGCCGGATCACCGCGACCGCCGACCCGGCGGACCTCGCCGGCTGCGACCTGGTGATCGAGGCTGTCTTCGAGGACCCGGCGCTCAAGGCCAAGGTCTTCGCCGAGATCGCGCCGTTCGTGAACCCGGACGCGCTGCTGTGCTCGAACACCTCGACGCTGCCGATCACCGAGCTCGCGACCGGCGTGGACCGGCCGAAGGACTTCATCGGACTGCACTTCTTCAGCCCGGTCGACAAGATGCCGCTCGTCGAGATCATCCGCGGCGCGGAGACGTCCGACGAGGCGCTGGCCAAGGCGTACGACGTCGTGCAGCAGATTCGCAAGACGCCGATCGTCGTCAACGACAGCCGTGGCTTCTACACCTCGCGGGTCATCGGGACGATGGTCAACGAGGGCCTCGCGATGCTCGCCGAGGGCGTGCACCCGGTGTCGCTCGAGCGGGCGGCGACCCAGGACGGCTACCCCGTCGGCACTCTGCAGCTCGCCGACGAGCTGAACATGGAGCTCTTCCAGAAGATCGCCAAGGCGTCGAAGGACGCCGTCGAGCGCGACGGCGGCACCTACACGCCGCACCCGGCCGAGGCCGTCGTGGCCACGATGGTCGACGGCGGTCGCCCGTCGCGGCTCAAGGGCGCGGGCTTCTACGAGTACGACGAGGCCGGCAAGCGCCAGGGCCTGTGGAAGGGCCTCGCCGAGACCTTCCCGGTCGCCGAGGAGCAGATCCCGTTCGAGGACGTCAAGGAGCGGCTGCTGTTCGTCGAGGCGCTCGAGACGGCCAAGTGCTTCGAGGAGGGCGTGCTCACCTCGGCCGCCGCCGCGAACATCGGCTCGATCATGGGCATCGGCTTCCCGCCGAACACCGGTGGTGCCGCACAGTTCATGACCGGCTACGAGGGTGCGGACGGCACCATCGGCCTCGCCGCGTTCGTCGCCCGGGCCGACGAGCTCGCCGCGTCGTACGGCGAGCGCTTCCAGGCGACGGCGTACCTCCGCGACCTCGCGTCGTCGGGGGGCTCCTTCCCTGCCTGA
- a CDS encoding ABC transporter ATP-binding protein: MNSGNSSPQPAVPPPAAPVPVVDVRGLHVRFGQVEAVAGIDLAAYAGQATALLGRNGAGKSTTMRVLAGVVPPTAGSVTLAGHDLVTATLAAKQASGYCPDVGGLVPRATAWEHLQLSARLRRLTGWEERGRDLLERFELGDAAHRVTGGYSHGMGRRLSVVLAALHEPEVLLLDEPFDGVDPIGVEATFEVIADARARGACVLVSTHLRELAIQACATVLVLRGGSRVATLDADAMVGEEGARAYRSLLD; encoded by the coding sequence GTGAACTCGGGCAACTCGTCGCCGCAGCCGGCCGTCCCCCCGCCGGCCGCCCCCGTGCCGGTCGTCGACGTCCGCGGCCTGCACGTCCGGTTCGGCCAGGTCGAGGCGGTGGCGGGCATTGACCTCGCGGCGTACGCCGGCCAGGCGACCGCCCTGCTGGGCCGCAACGGCGCCGGCAAGTCCACGACGATGCGGGTGCTCGCCGGGGTGGTGCCGCCGACGGCCGGGTCGGTCACGCTGGCCGGGCACGACCTGGTGACCGCGACGCTGGCGGCCAAGCAGGCCAGCGGCTACTGCCCCGACGTCGGCGGGCTGGTGCCGCGCGCGACCGCCTGGGAGCACCTGCAGCTCTCGGCGCGGCTGCGACGCCTCACCGGCTGGGAGGAGCGCGGGCGCGACCTGCTCGAGCGCTTCGAGCTCGGCGACGCGGCGCACCGGGTGACCGGCGGCTACTCGCACGGGATGGGGCGCCGGCTGTCGGTCGTGCTCGCCGCCCTGCACGAGCCCGAGGTGCTGCTGCTCGACGAGCCCTTCGACGGCGTCGACCCGATCGGCGTCGAGGCGACCTTCGAGGTGATCGCCGACGCCCGCGCCCGCGGCGCCTGCGTGCTGGTCTCCACCCACCTGCGCGAGCTCGCGATCCAGGCCTGCGCCACGGTGCTCGTGCTCCGCGGCGGCTCCCGGGTCGCGACCCTCGACGCCGACGCCATGGTCGGCGAGGAGGGCGCGCGTGCCTACCGCAGCCTCCTCGACTGA
- a CDS encoding acyl-CoA dehydrogenase family protein, translated as MDFSPSPRAADLTARVAAFLREEVEPVEAAYHHDLAELRRTGDPWRPLPVLEELKAKARAQGLWNLFLPAEHAGEYAARFGTDGGVGLSNVDYAPIAELTGRSAIAPLVLNCNAPDTGNMEVLLRYGSDAQREQWLEPLLDGRIRSAFAMTEPGVASSDATNMEATAVVDGDEMVVNGRKWWSTGVGNPDCKVLVFMGLTNPDADRHHRHSMVLVPMDAPGVKVERLLNTMGLYDEPLGHGELSFTDVRVPLDNVISGPGMAFEIAQGRLGPGRVHHCMRLIGLAELALELACTRALGRSAFGKPIANLGGNRERIADARIAIDQARLLVLNAAWKLDVGGSPHALSEVSQIKVAVPNMAQQVIDMAMQIHGGGGLSDDFPLAGAWTAARSLRLADGPDEVHRGVVARLELGKYGATR; from the coding sequence ATGGACTTCTCCCCTTCCCCGCGCGCCGCCGACCTGACCGCCCGGGTGGCGGCGTTCCTGCGCGAGGAGGTCGAGCCGGTCGAGGCGGCCTACCACCACGACCTCGCCGAGCTCCGCCGCACGGGCGACCCGTGGCGGCCGCTCCCGGTGCTCGAGGAGCTCAAGGCGAAGGCCCGCGCGCAGGGCCTGTGGAACCTCTTCCTGCCCGCCGAGCACGCGGGGGAGTACGCCGCCCGCTTCGGCACCGACGGCGGGGTCGGGCTGAGCAACGTCGACTACGCCCCGATCGCCGAGCTGACCGGTCGCTCCGCGATTGCCCCGCTCGTCCTCAACTGCAACGCCCCGGACACCGGCAACATGGAGGTGCTGCTGCGCTACGGCTCGGACGCCCAGCGCGAGCAGTGGCTCGAGCCGCTGCTCGACGGCCGGATCCGCTCGGCCTTCGCGATGACCGAGCCCGGCGTCGCGTCCTCCGACGCCACCAACATGGAGGCGACCGCGGTCGTCGACGGCGACGAGATGGTCGTCAACGGGCGCAAGTGGTGGTCGACCGGCGTCGGCAACCCCGACTGCAAGGTCCTGGTGTTCATGGGGCTCACGAACCCCGACGCCGACCGCCACCACCGGCACTCGATGGTGCTGGTGCCGATGGACGCCCCCGGCGTGAAGGTCGAGCGGCTGCTCAACACGATGGGGCTGTACGACGAGCCCCTCGGCCACGGCGAGCTGTCCTTCACCGACGTCCGGGTGCCGCTGGACAACGTCATCAGCGGGCCGGGCATGGCCTTCGAGATCGCCCAGGGGCGGCTGGGTCCGGGCCGGGTCCACCACTGCATGCGGCTGATCGGCCTGGCCGAGCTCGCCCTCGAGCTGGCCTGCACGCGGGCCCTGGGCCGGTCGGCGTTCGGCAAGCCGATCGCCAACCTCGGGGGCAACCGCGAGCGGATCGCGGACGCCCGGATCGCCATCGACCAGGCCCGGCTGCTGGTGCTGAACGCCGCCTGGAAGCTCGACGTCGGCGGCTCCCCCCACGCGCTCTCCGAGGTCTCGCAGATCAAGGTCGCGGTGCCGAACATGGCCCAGCAGGTCATCGACATGGCCATGCAGATCCACGGCGGCGGCGGGCTCTCCGACGACTTCCCGCTGGCCGGCGCCTGGACCGCGGCCCGCTCGCTGCGGCTGGCCGACGGGCCCGACGAGGTGCACCGCGGCGTGGTCGCCCGCCTCGAGCTCGGCAAGTACGGCGCGACCCGATGA
- a CDS encoding phosphotransferase family protein: protein MSDAGSRPTDAGNPARPVRDEDAFDVEAVAAWLREHATAYHDDLVGTPEVRQFPGGASNLTYLLRYPTRDLILRRPPRGAKARSAHDMGREFRIQSALAPVFPYVPAMVGYCQDESVIGSDFYVMERIDGTILRHDLPAPMTPEEASTLCQHALDVLVALHEVDVEAHEELAALGRGEGYVARQVAGWTDRFAKARTDDTGDWSDIVAWLEEHRPDDVAQVLIHNDFRLDNMVLDPEDRLTVIGVLDWEMATVGDPLTDLGGMLSYWVEAGDDEFFQMFRRQPSTEPGMWTRQEFVERYCARTGHVVTPEQWRFYEVLGLFRLAVIAQQIWYRYAHGQTTNEAYAVFGPAVAVLEARCRSRIAGADGAGA from the coding sequence ATGAGCGACGCCGGGAGCCGCCCCACCGACGCCGGCAACCCCGCCAGGCCTGTCCGCGACGAGGACGCCTTCGATGTCGAGGCGGTCGCGGCCTGGCTGCGCGAGCACGCCACGGCGTACCACGACGACCTCGTCGGCACCCCCGAGGTCCGCCAGTTCCCCGGCGGGGCGTCCAACCTGACCTACCTCCTGCGGTACCCCACCCGCGACCTGATCCTGCGCCGCCCGCCCCGGGGCGCGAAGGCGAGGAGCGCGCACGACATGGGTCGCGAGTTCCGCATCCAGTCGGCCCTCGCCCCGGTCTTCCCCTACGTCCCGGCGATGGTCGGCTACTGCCAGGACGAGTCGGTCATCGGCTCGGACTTCTACGTCATGGAGCGCATCGACGGCACCATCCTCCGCCACGACCTGCCCGCGCCGATGACCCCCGAGGAGGCGTCGACGCTGTGCCAGCACGCCCTCGACGTGCTCGTCGCCCTGCACGAGGTGGACGTCGAGGCCCACGAGGAGCTGGCCGCGCTCGGCCGCGGCGAGGGGTACGTCGCACGTCAGGTCGCCGGCTGGACCGACCGCTTCGCGAAGGCCCGCACCGACGACACCGGCGACTGGTCGGACATCGTGGCCTGGCTCGAGGAGCACCGGCCCGACGACGTCGCACAGGTGCTGATCCACAACGACTTCCGCCTCGACAACATGGTGCTCGACCCCGAGGACCGGCTCACCGTGATCGGGGTCCTCGACTGGGAGATGGCCACGGTCGGCGACCCGCTGACCGACCTCGGCGGGATGCTGTCCTACTGGGTCGAGGCCGGCGACGACGAGTTCTTCCAGATGTTCCGCCGCCAGCCGTCGACCGAGCCGGGCATGTGGACGCGCCAGGAGTTCGTCGAGCGCTACTGCGCCCGCACCGGCCACGTCGTCACCCCCGAGCAGTGGCGCTTCTACGAGGTGCTGGGGCTGTTCCGGCTCGCGGTGATCGCCCAGCAGATCTGGTACCGCTACGCCCACGGCCAGACCACGAACGAGGCGTACGCCGTGTTCGGACCCGCCGTGGCCGTGCTCGAGGCCCGGTGCCGCTCGCGGATCGCCGGCGCCGACGGGGCGGGCGCCTGA
- a CDS encoding histidine phosphatase family protein, giving the protein MGVVLLVRHGQASFGAEDYDVLSETGWEQARLLGRHLAAAGVRPDAVVRGGMRRHRETAEGLLEGAGWTTPPEEDTDWDEFDHLGVVAAYPDLPTHELDRREFQHVFELATARWTSGEHDADYPEPFGGFSGRVGAALARAQERAGSGRTVVVISSGGPIAACCGALVAPEPTGEPDPALTWALWGRFNTVVVNTSVTRVVVGSTGARLLTFNEHAHLAGDTLTYR; this is encoded by the coding sequence ATGGGCGTCGTGCTGCTGGTCCGCCACGGCCAGGCGTCCTTCGGGGCCGAGGACTACGACGTGCTCTCGGAGACCGGCTGGGAGCAGGCCCGCCTGCTCGGCCGGCACCTCGCCGCGGCCGGGGTCCGTCCGGACGCGGTCGTGCGCGGCGGGATGCGCCGGCACCGCGAGACCGCCGAGGGGCTGCTCGAGGGCGCGGGCTGGACGACGCCGCCCGAGGAGGACACCGACTGGGACGAGTTCGACCACCTCGGGGTCGTGGCGGCGTACCCCGACCTCCCCACCCACGAGCTGGACCGCCGCGAGTTCCAGCACGTCTTCGAGCTCGCGACGGCGCGCTGGACCAGCGGCGAGCACGACGCGGACTACCCGGAGCCGTTCGGCGGCTTCAGCGGTCGCGTCGGCGCCGCCCTCGCCCGCGCGCAGGAGCGGGCCGGCTCGGGGAGGACCGTGGTGGTGATCAGCTCCGGCGGCCCGATCGCCGCCTGCTGCGGGGCCCTCGTCGCCCCGGAGCCGACCGGGGAGCCCGACCCGGCCCTCACCTGGGCGCTCTGGGGCCGCTTCAACACCGTCGTGGTCAACACCTCGGTCACCCGCGTGGTCGTCGGCTCGACCGGCGCCCGGCTGCTCACCTTCAACGAGCACGCCCACCTCGCGGGCGACACCCTCACCTACCGCTAG
- a CDS encoding DoxX family protein: MTTLRTFGRLLLATILLVAGVAHLVDTAEFLGQVPGRLPARDAVVVVSGLVEIVLGAALAGARGRTLACVGVVVAAFFVLVFPGNINQYVVGSDSFGLDTDAKRLARLPFQVSLVALALATTGAWGLLRERWQRRR, from the coding sequence ATGACGACGCTCCGCACCTTCGGCCGCCTGCTGCTCGCGACGATCCTGCTCGTCGCCGGCGTCGCCCACCTCGTCGACACCGCCGAGTTCCTCGGCCAGGTGCCCGGCCGGCTGCCCGCCCGCGACGCGGTCGTGGTGGTCTCGGGGCTGGTCGAGATCGTCCTGGGCGCCGCGCTGGCCGGCGCCCGTGGCCGCACCCTCGCGTGCGTCGGCGTCGTGGTCGCGGCGTTCTTCGTGCTGGTGTTCCCCGGCAACATCAACCAGTACGTCGTGGGCTCGGACTCGTTCGGCCTCGACACCGACGCGAAGCGGCTCGCGCGGCTGCCGTTCCAGGTGTCGCTGGTCGCGCTGGCGCTGGCGACGACCGGTGCCTGGGGGCTGCTCCGCGAGCGGTGGCAGCGCCGGCGCTGA
- a CDS encoding SDR family oxidoreductase — MSKTILITGASAGLGAEMARQFAAAGHDLALCARRLERLEELRAEILAAHPDRRVEIRALDVNDDEEVFAVFRAFRDDFGTLDRIIVNAGLGKGAPLGTGGHAANRETAMTNFVAALTQSEAAMEIFRAQNAGHFVMISSMSAMRGLPKSMTTYAATKAGVAHLAEGLRHELHGKPISVTVIYPGYIASEMNDQVPSEQPMMVSTEKGVRAMVDAIEKEKASACVPALPWAPLSVVMKHAPLPLFRRMV; from the coding sequence ATGTCGAAGACGATCCTGATCACCGGGGCCTCCGCCGGGCTGGGTGCCGAGATGGCCCGCCAGTTCGCCGCCGCCGGCCACGACCTCGCCCTCTGCGCCCGGCGCCTCGAGCGGCTCGAGGAGCTGCGCGCCGAGATCCTCGCCGCGCACCCCGACCGACGGGTGGAGATCCGCGCGCTCGACGTCAACGACGACGAGGAGGTCTTCGCGGTCTTCCGGGCCTTCCGCGACGACTTCGGCACGCTCGACCGGATCATCGTCAACGCGGGCCTCGGCAAGGGCGCCCCGCTCGGCACCGGCGGCCACGCCGCCAACCGGGAGACGGCGATGACCAACTTCGTCGCCGCCCTGACGCAGTCGGAGGCCGCGATGGAGATCTTCCGCGCCCAGAACGCCGGCCACTTCGTGATGATCTCCTCGATGTCGGCGATGCGCGGGCTGCCGAAGTCGATGACGACGTACGCCGCCACCAAGGCCGGCGTCGCGCACCTCGCCGAGGGGCTGCGCCACGAGCTGCACGGGAAGCCGATCTCGGTGACGGTCATCTACCCCGGGTACATCGCCTCGGAGATGAACGACCAGGTCCCCTCCGAGCAGCCGATGATGGTCTCGACCGAGAAGGGTGTGCGCGCGATGGTCGACGCCATCGAGAAGGAGAAGGCCTCGGCCTGCGTCCCGGCCCTGCCGTGGGCGCCGCTGTCGGTCGTGATGAAGCACGCGCCGCTGCCGCTCTTCCGGCGGATGGTCTAG
- a CDS encoding RDD family protein: MSDYGNPPQDPNAQPNPYGQQPDPNANPYGQPPAYGAQGYGAATTGFDYAGWPKRVGAYLVDGILTSLAAIPAWIGYGILAGSAETTRDPNTGLTTTTMNGGAGSTILILIGLLTGLGFFIWNTCLKGGKTGYSIGKGVLGIKLVKADTGQPIGAGMAFVRYIAHILDSIPCYIGYLWPLWDSKRQTFADKVLGTVVVNQPKG, encoded by the coding sequence ATGTCCGACTACGGGAATCCGCCGCAGGACCCCAACGCCCAGCCGAACCCATACGGCCAGCAGCCCGACCCGAACGCCAACCCGTACGGCCAGCCGCCGGCGTACGGCGCGCAGGGCTACGGCGCCGCCACGACCGGCTTCGACTACGCCGGCTGGCCCAAGCGCGTGGGCGCCTACCTGGTCGACGGCATCCTGACCTCGCTCGCCGCGATCCCCGCCTGGATCGGCTACGGCATCCTGGCCGGCTCGGCCGAGACGACGCGGGACCCGAACACCGGCCTCACGACGACGACGATGAACGGCGGCGCGGGCTCCACGATCCTGATCCTGATCGGGCTCCTCACCGGCCTCGGCTTCTTCATCTGGAACACCTGCCTCAAGGGCGGCAAGACCGGCTACTCGATCGGCAAGGGCGTCCTCGGCATCAAGCTGGTCAAGGCCGACACCGGTCAGCCGATCGGCGCCGGCATGGCGTTCGTCCGCTACATCGCGCACATCCTCGACTCGATCCCCTGCTACATCGGCTACCTGTGGCCGCTGTGGGACTCCAAGCGGCAGACGTTCGCCGACAAGGTCCTCGGCACGGTCGTGGTCAACCAGCCCAAGGGCTGA